In Desulfarculaceae bacterium, the following are encoded in one genomic region:
- the eno gene encoding phosphopyruvate hydratase, translated as MIAIEQIVAREILDSRGNPTVECDVILEDGSTGTAAVPSGASTGEHEALELRDGDKSRYMGKGVLKAVTNVEEIIAPELLGQDGLDQVLIDSIMIDLDGTPNKSKLGANAILGVSMATARAASEALLIPLYRYLGGAYARLLPMPMMNILNGGSHAPNNVDIQEFMIVPVGADSFAEALRMGSEVFHHLKKVLSGMDLVTSVGDEGGFAPNLAGNEEAIKVILEAISQAGYEPGADVALALDAAASEFYDNGKYVFKKSDGRELSSDQMVEFYADLVDKYPLVSIEDGLAEDDWAGWAALTQRLGEQVQIVGDDLFVTNPERLAMGIEQSSANSILIKLNQIGSVTETLACIDLAKRSGFTQVVSHRSGETEDTFIADLAVAMSTGQIKTGSLCRSERVCKYNRLLRIEEELEDTARLAQPF; from the coding sequence ATGATAGCTATTGAGCAAATCGTAGCCCGCGAGATCCTGGACTCCCGGGGCAACCCCACTGTTGAATGCGATGTGATCCTGGAGGACGGCTCCACCGGGACCGCGGCGGTTCCCTCGGGCGCTTCCACCGGCGAGCACGAGGCCCTGGAACTCCGCGACGGCGACAAGAGCCGCTACATGGGCAAGGGTGTCTTGAAGGCCGTGACCAACGTGGAGGAGATCATCGCGCCGGAGCTTTTGGGCCAGGACGGCCTGGATCAGGTGCTCATCGACTCCATCATGATCGACCTGGACGGCACGCCCAACAAATCCAAGCTGGGGGCCAACGCCATCCTGGGGGTGAGCATGGCCACGGCCCGCGCCGCCTCCGAGGCGCTCTTGATCCCGCTGTACCGCTATTTGGGCGGGGCCTATGCCCGCCTGCTGCCCATGCCCATGATGAACATCTTGAACGGCGGCAGCCACGCCCCCAACAATGTGGACATCCAGGAGTTCATGATCGTGCCCGTGGGCGCGGACAGCTTCGCCGAGGCCCTGCGCATGGGCTCGGAGGTGTTCCACCACCTCAAGAAGGTGCTGTCGGGCATGGACCTGGTCACCAGCGTGGGCGACGAGGGCGGTTTCGCGCCCAACCTGGCGGGCAACGAGGAGGCCATCAAGGTCATCCTGGAGGCCATCAGCCAGGCGGGCTACGAGCCCGGCGCCGACGTGGCCCTGGCCCTGGACGCGGCGGCCAGCGAGTTCTATGACAACGGCAAGTACGTGTTCAAGAAGTCCGATGGCCGCGAGCTGAGCTCCGATCAGATGGTGGAGTTCTACGCCGACCTGGTGGACAAATACCCCCTGGTGAGCATCGAAGACGGCCTGGCCGAGGACGACTGGGCGGGCTGGGCGGCCCTTACCCAGCGCCTGGGCGAGCAGGTCCAGATCGTGGGCGACGACCTGTTCGTGACCAACCCCGAGCGCCTGGCCATGGGCATCGAGCAGAGCAGCGCCAACAGCATCCTGATCAAGCTGAACCAGATCGGCTCGGTGACCGAGACCCTGGCCTGCATCGACCTGGCCAAGCGCAGCGGCTTCACCCAGGTGGTGAGCCACCGCTCCGGCGAGACGGAAGACACCTTCATCGCCGATTTGGCCGTGGCCATGTCCACCGGCCAGATCAAGACCGGCTCCCTGTGCCGCAGTGAGCGGGTGTGCAAGTACAACCGCCTGCTCCGGATCGAGGAGGAGCTGGAGGACACCGCCCGCCTGGCCCAGCCTTTCTAG
- the thyX gene encoding FAD-dependent thymidylate synthase, which yields MLKVIKPYYEILFLPDPEQVLKLVEAAGRTCYKSEHKISEDSAAGFVGRIVASGHHSVIEHGNLTVRFVCDRGVTHELVRHRLAAYSQESTRYANYAQERFGSEITVIEPMFWDEGSEAYKLWEKGVLAAEAAYLELLAAGAKPQEARAVLPNSLKTEIVMTANLREWRHVLGLRSSKAAHPQIRQVMLPLMADLAQRLPVFFGDLAEKYADDIAAFAAKAPLGAPQ from the coding sequence CTGTTGAAGGTAATCAAGCCCTACTACGAGATTCTGTTCCTGCCCGACCCGGAGCAGGTGCTCAAGCTGGTGGAGGCGGCGGGCCGCACCTGCTACAAGTCCGAGCACAAGATCAGCGAGGATTCGGCCGCCGGTTTCGTGGGCCGCATCGTGGCCTCGGGCCACCACAGCGTAATCGAGCACGGCAACCTCACGGTGCGCTTCGTGTGCGACCGGGGAGTGACCCACGAGCTGGTGCGCCACCGCTTGGCCGCCTACAGCCAGGAGTCCACCCGCTACGCCAATTACGCCCAGGAGCGCTTCGGCAGCGAGATCACGGTGATCGAGCCCATGTTCTGGGATGAAGGCAGTGAAGCCTACAAGCTGTGGGAAAAGGGTGTGCTGGCCGCCGAGGCGGCATACCTGGAGCTCTTGGCCGCCGGGGCCAAACCCCAGGAGGCGCGGGCCGTGTTGCCCAACAGCCTCAAGACCGAGATCGTGATGACCGCCAACCTGCGCGAATGGCGCCACGTGCTGGGCTTGCGCTCCTCCAAGGCGGCCCACCCCCAGATACGCCAGGTCATGCTGCCCCTGATGGCCGACCTGGCCCAGCGCCTGCCGGTCTTTTTCGGCGATCTGGCCGAGAAGTACGCCGATGACATAGCGGCCTTCGCGGCCAAGGCCCCCCTGGGCGCGCCGCAATAG
- a CDS encoding PAS domain-containing protein: MRLAIIGGGQRCQSVLNMLDSQRLKRLQVQVVGVADLNPQAVGIRQARDRGLFTTTECSELCTLEDLDLIIELTDDQELLNNLADNNPDSAKVIGHTASRLFHDIVAIYQELEEREDEVSVAHSFAQALIEGTSEGVMVLDPDYRIARANQAALDAAGIGREEALGRYCFQVSHQSLTPCDSPDTPCPMKQTLATGKSAHAIHEHVQPDGSTHYCDVSTFPLVNRQGEVVQVLELFRDITDDLSRRVERRAKAIKADLAALVQEDKLIALGKLVASVAHEINNPIASILNFTKLIHKGLGQGKPSAADIRQYREYLGLCSQEAERCSRIVGNLLSFARQNQLTPRIVDLGELLRTTITLTNHRMELGGVELSLQLQDEPLLVWGDSSQLQQVLTNLVFNAIEAMPEGGELGIWGGKGNDEGQVLLEFADSGEGISQENLSQIFEPFFSTKTRGHGVGLGLSMVYGIVREHGGEVEVESSPGQGALFRVRLPALEAREQAKGGKP, from the coding sequence ATGCGCCTGGCCATCATCGGCGGCGGCCAACGCTGCCAGTCGGTGCTCAACATGTTGGACTCGCAGCGCCTGAAGCGCTTGCAGGTCCAGGTGGTGGGGGTGGCCGACCTTAACCCCCAGGCGGTGGGCATTCGGCAAGCCCGCGACCGGGGCCTGTTCACCACCACCGAATGCTCGGAGCTGTGCACCTTGGAAGACCTTGACCTCATCATCGAGCTGACCGACGACCAGGAGCTCTTGAACAACCTGGCCGACAACAACCCCGACTCGGCCAAGGTGATCGGCCACACCGCCTCGCGCCTGTTCCACGACATCGTGGCCATCTACCAGGAGCTGGAGGAGCGCGAGGACGAGGTAAGCGTGGCCCACTCCTTTGCCCAGGCTCTCATCGAGGGCACCAGCGAGGGGGTGATGGTGCTGGACCCGGACTACCGCATCGCCCGGGCCAACCAGGCGGCCCTGGACGCGGCGGGCATCGGCCGCGAGGAGGCCCTGGGACGCTACTGCTTCCAGGTCAGCCACCAGTCGCTCACCCCCTGCGACAGCCCGGACACCCCCTGCCCCATGAAGCAAACCCTGGCCACGGGCAAGAGCGCCCACGCCATCCACGAGCACGTGCAGCCCGACGGCAGCACCCACTACTGCGACGTGTCCACCTTCCCCCTGGTCAACCGCCAGGGCGAGGTGGTGCAGGTGCTGGAGCTGTTCCGCGACATCACCGACGACCTCTCGCGGCGGGTGGAACGGCGCGCCAAAGCCATCAAGGCCGACCTGGCCGCCCTGGTGCAGGAAGACAAGCTCATCGCCCTGGGCAAGCTGGTGGCCTCGGTGGCCCACGAGATCAACAACCCCATCGCCTCGATCCTCAACTTCACCAAGCTGATCCACAAGGGGTTGGGGCAGGGCAAGCCTTCGGCGGCGGACATACGTCAGTACCGCGAGTACCTGGGCCTGTGCTCCCAGGAGGCGGAGCGTTGCAGCCGCATCGTGGGCAACCTGCTCTCCTTCGCCCGCCAGAACCAGCTCACCCCGCGCATCGTGGACCTGGGCGAACTGCTCAGGACCACCATCACCCTGACCAACCACCGCATGGAACTGGGCGGGGTGGAGCTTTCCCTGCAATTACAGGACGAGCCCCTGCTGGTCTGGGGCGACTCGTCGCAGCTCCAGCAGGTGCTCACCAACCTGGTGTTCAACGCCATCGAGGCCATGCCCGAGGGTGGCGAGTTGGGCATCTGGGGGGGCAAGGGAAATGACGAGGGCCAGGTGCTCTTGGAGTTCGCCGACAGCGGGGAGGGCATCTCCCAGGAAAACCTGTCCCAGATTTTCGAGCCCTTCTTCTCCACCAAGACCCGGGGCCACGGGGTGGGCCTGGGCCTGAGCATGGTCTACGGCATCGTGCGCGAGCACGGCGGCGAGGTGGAGGTGGAGAGCAGCCCGGGGCAGGGGGCCCTGTTCCGGGTGCGCCTGCCCGCCCTGGAGGCGCGCGAGCAAGCCAAAGGAGGCAAGCCATGA
- a CDS encoding methyltransferase domain-containing protein: protein MSAAPSAGLAQVEAALAEYHAGLETSYKVTPAGMWACSQTDEVYQLLSELDLTPYKHFADLGSGDGRAVLVASLFMPATGIEADPELTEAARAMAAKLGFDQAEFICADCRSADLSAYDLLFVYPDKPLNWLEKLLPPDWEGSLLVYGPYFQPEGLSHQKTLYAGKTMCTLWRR from the coding sequence GTGAGCGCCGCGCCTTCAGCGGGGCTGGCCCAGGTGGAGGCCGCCCTGGCCGAGTATCACGCGGGGTTGGAGACCTCCTACAAGGTCACCCCGGCCGGGATGTGGGCCTGCTCTCAAACCGACGAGGTTTACCAGCTCCTGAGCGAGTTGGACCTGACTCCCTACAAGCATTTCGCGGACCTGGGCTCCGGCGACGGCCGGGCGGTGCTGGTGGCCTCGCTGTTCATGCCCGCCACGGGCATCGAAGCCGACCCCGAGCTGACCGAAGCGGCTCGGGCCATGGCCGCCAAGTTGGGCTTTGACCAGGCCGAGTTCATCTGCGCCGATTGCCGCTCGGCCGACCTGAGCGCCTATGACCTCCTGTTCGTATACCCAGACAAGCCGCTGAACTGGCTGGAGAAACTCCTGCCGCCCGACTGGGAGGGCTCCTTGCTGGTCTATGGGCCCTACTTCCAGCCCGAGGGCCTGAGCCACCAAAAGACGCTCTACGCCGGCAAAACCATGTGCACCCTTTGGCGGCGCTGA
- a CDS encoding transposase codes for MNDNWPRSKAKQKSFASMSHAFFLTFSCHDRRRLLDDDAAKGIVINVLSEQLEKRKGRCLGFVIMPDHVHTVVWFPAPDELAEFIKQWKRLSSYYIRKNLEGKQPQYHKAVRAKEPIWQRRYYCFNLYSETKIKEKLDYMHNNPLKAGLVAKPELWPFSSARYYLLEQPVGIDIGMPG; via the coding sequence ATGAATGATAATTGGCCAAGGTCCAAGGCGAAGCAGAAATCGTTTGCCTCCATGAGCCACGCCTTTTTCCTGACCTTTTCCTGCCACGACCGCAGGCGTCTTTTGGACGACGACGCGGCCAAGGGTATCGTGATCAATGTGCTGTCCGAGCAGTTGGAAAAAAGGAAAGGGAGATGCTTGGGGTTTGTGATCATGCCCGACCACGTGCATACCGTGGTGTGGTTTCCCGCCCCTGATGAGCTAGCCGAATTTATAAAGCAATGGAAAAGGCTTAGCTCGTATTATATCAGGAAAAATCTTGAGGGAAAGCAGCCCCAATATCATAAAGCGGTGAGAGCTAAGGAGCCGATATGGCAACGCCGCTACTACTGCTTCAACTTATATTCAGAAACCAAAATCAAGGAAAAACTCGACTACATGCACAACAATCCACTAAAGGCAGGCTTGGTGGCCAAGCCGGAGCTTTGGCCTTTCAGCTCTGCCAGGTACTATTTACTTGAACAACCGGTCGGGATTGATATCGGGATGCCGGGATAG
- the recJ gene encoding single-stranded-DNA-specific exonuclease RecJ yields the protein MVPSPPPLTWRVKEPTPTAAAALSRALGLPPLAAQLLCHRGYSDPDEARRFLAPGLEQLPSPEEMAGLPEAVEVLLPAIRAGACIGVAGDYDADGVTATALLREFFAACGCPVVHDLPHRLSDGYGFKPPRARRLAEAGAQVIVTADCGISDHEGVAEATRLGLPVVVSDHHLLPPGPLVPAAAVVNPKQDSCRLSDHLAGVGVAFYLAAGLRIALREAGWFADRPEPNLRNCLDLVALGTCADVVPLVDVNRVLVAEGLKVLAEGRRPGLAALAKAAGRRGTLDTMDLGFYLAPRINAAGRLDHPEPALQLLLAATQAEATSLAQDLDRLNSERREVEAAIFEQVLERVAVEENFQGAGALVLGGEGWHQGVLGIVAGRLLERTGRPSMLFAVQNGTAVGSGRSRDGFHLQRALAANAELLQHYGGHALAAGATMDSGRIPELAAALSEAAARELPAQQAQELVIEGEVSLSELGPGMMKPLNRLAPYGQANPEPLLAARGAKVASTRVVGDKHLKMELIQDGATIPAIAFNCEEPWIKAGAGLDLAFIPRISTFGRPHIELVVKDLRAAS from the coding sequence ATGGTGCCATCTCCCCCACCCCTGACCTGGCGGGTCAAGGAGCCCACGCCCACCGCGGCCGCGGCCCTGTCGCGCGCCCTGGGTCTGCCGCCCCTGGCCGCCCAGCTATTGTGCCACCGGGGCTACAGCGACCCGGACGAGGCGCGGCGCTTTTTGGCGCCCGGCCTGGAGCAGCTGCCCTCGCCCGAGGAGATGGCCGGGCTGCCCGAGGCGGTGGAGGTGCTTTTGCCGGCCATCCGGGCCGGGGCCTGCATCGGGGTGGCCGGGGACTACGACGCCGACGGGGTGACCGCCACCGCCCTGCTCAGGGAGTTTTTCGCGGCCTGCGGCTGCCCGGTGGTACACGACCTGCCCCACCGCCTGAGCGACGGCTACGGCTTCAAGCCCCCCCGGGCCCGCCGCTTGGCCGAAGCCGGGGCCCAGGTGATCGTCACCGCCGACTGCGGCATCTCCGACCACGAGGGCGTGGCCGAGGCCACCCGCCTGGGCCTGCCCGTGGTGGTGAGCGACCACCATCTGCTGCCCCCCGGGCCCCTGGTGCCCGCCGCGGCGGTGGTGAACCCCAAGCAGGACTCCTGCCGCCTATCGGATCATTTGGCCGGAGTGGGCGTGGCCTTTTATCTGGCTGCCGGGTTGCGCATCGCCCTGCGCGAGGCGGGCTGGTTCGCCGATCGCCCCGAGCCCAACCTGCGCAACTGCCTGGACCTGGTGGCCCTGGGCACCTGCGCGGACGTGGTGCCCTTGGTGGACGTGAACCGGGTGTTGGTGGCCGAGGGGCTCAAGGTTTTGGCCGAGGGCCGCCGCCCCGGCCTGGCCGCCCTGGCCAAGGCCGCCGGACGCAGAGGGACCCTGGACACCATGGACCTGGGCTTTTATCTGGCCCCGCGCATCAACGCTGCCGGCCGCCTGGACCACCCCGAGCCTGCCTTGCAGCTCTTGTTGGCCGCCACCCAGGCCGAGGCCACCAGCCTGGCCCAGGATTTGGACCGCCTTAACTCCGAGCGCCGCGAGGTGGAGGCGGCCATATTCGAGCAAGTGCTGGAACGTGTGGCCGTGGAGGAGAATTTCCAAGGCGCCGGGGCCTTGGTCCTGGGCGGCGAGGGCTGGCACCAGGGGGTTCTGGGCATCGTGGCCGGGCGGCTCCTGGAGCGGACCGGAAGGCCAAGTATGCTGTTTGCCGTGCAAAACGGCACGGCGGTGGGCTCGGGCCGCTCGCGGGACGGCTTCCACCTCCAGCGGGCCCTGGCGGCCAACGCGGAGCTTTTGCAACACTACGGAGGCCACGCCCTGGCCGCCGGAGCCACCATGGACAGCGGGCGCATACCCGAGCTGGCCGCCGCGCTCTCCGAGGCCGCGGCCCGGGAGCTGCCCGCCCAGCAGGCCCAGGAGCTGGTGATCGAAGGCGAGGTTAGCCTGTCCGAGCTGGGCCCGGGCATGATGAAGCCCCTGAACCGGCTGGCCCCCTATGGCCAGGCCAACCCCGAGCCCCTGTTGGCCGCGCGGGGTGCCAAGGTGGCCTCCACCCGGGTGGTGGGGGACAAGCATCTGAAAATGGAGCTGATCCAGGACGGGGCCACCATCCCGGCCATTGCCTTCAACTGCGAGGAGCCTTGGATCAAGGCGGGCGCGGGCCTGGACCTGGCCTTCATCCCCCGCATCTCCACCTTTGGGCGGCCCCACATCGAGCTGGTGGTCAAGGACCTGCGCGCCGCCTCCTGA
- a CDS encoding BamA/TamA family outer membrane protein, protein MASNITPAWVVYDQGQTKAEPRWLALPYAFYSETYSVAGGVAGGGTGYYQEQMAFFAAGLGSTNASFAGYFYLVDMQAPIFKRLFITADFSDGYFTNQRLYAQGNPKYRFQQAGSNSSNKEDYLQGKGWYSWYDLVGKYVLPLGAGRNKAIQRYWLKGGLLAEGGSGGDVWNPLVTGVSQIRFRLFGQHMSVDGDDGDYSSRTNGMEAMFMYDNRDYPGNPSKGSFQSFLISHDFGWFDSTGSWNNVELDLRKYFSLGTDSWFKQRVLALDFWTAYSDSWQSHETPDGIVVDDRTPPNFGPTLGGFYRMRGYPQNRFSDKAAMYYGAEVRLTARANPLGEISWLKFADVDWMQLVLFGELGRVSDDYRLDDFVSDLKWDAGVGLRFMAQKVVLRLDMGYSDEGAAVWAMVGHPW, encoded by the coding sequence TTGGCCTCGAACATCACCCCGGCCTGGGTGGTCTATGACCAGGGCCAGACCAAGGCCGAGCCCCGCTGGCTGGCCTTGCCCTACGCCTTTTACAGCGAGACCTACAGCGTGGCCGGCGGCGTGGCCGGCGGCGGCACAGGCTACTACCAGGAGCAGATGGCCTTTTTCGCGGCCGGCCTGGGCAGCACCAACGCCTCCTTCGCGGGCTACTTTTATTTGGTGGACATGCAGGCGCCCATCTTCAAACGCCTGTTCATCACCGCGGACTTCTCGGACGGCTACTTCACCAACCAGCGCCTCTACGCCCAGGGCAACCCCAAGTACCGCTTTCAGCAGGCGGGCTCCAACTCCTCCAACAAGGAGGACTACCTCCAGGGCAAGGGCTGGTACTCCTGGTACGACCTGGTGGGCAAGTACGTGTTGCCCCTGGGCGCGGGGCGCAACAAGGCCATCCAGCGCTATTGGCTCAAGGGCGGCCTCTTGGCCGAGGGCGGCAGCGGCGGCGACGTTTGGAACCCGCTGGTAACCGGCGTGTCCCAGATCCGCTTCCGTTTGTTCGGCCAGCACATGTCCGTGGACGGCGACGACGGGGACTACTCCTCCCGCACCAACGGGATGGAGGCCATGTTCATGTACGACAACCGCGACTACCCCGGCAACCCCAGCAAGGGCTCCTTTCAGAGCTTTTTGATCAGCCACGACTTCGGTTGGTTCGACAGCACCGGCTCCTGGAACAACGTGGAGCTGGATTTGAGGAAGTACTTTTCCCTGGGCACCGACTCCTGGTTCAAGCAGCGGGTGTTGGCCTTGGACTTCTGGACCGCCTACAGCGACTCCTGGCAGAGCCACGAGACCCCGGACGGCATCGTGGTGGACGACCGCACCCCGCCCAACTTCGGGCCCACCCTGGGCGGCTTCTACCGTATGCGCGGCTACCCCCAGAACCGCTTCTCGGACAAGGCGGCCATGTACTACGGCGCCGAGGTGCGCCTGACTGCCCGGGCCAACCCCCTGGGCGAGATAAGCTGGCTCAAGTTCGCGGACGTGGACTGGATGCAGCTGGTGTTATTCGGCGAGCTGGGCCGGGTGTCCGACGACTACCGCCTGGATGATTTCGTCTCGGATTTGAAGTGGGACGCCGGGGTGGGCCTGCGTTTCATGGCCCAGAAGGTGGTGCTTCGCCTGGACATGGGCTACAGCGACGAAGGCGCGGCGGTCTGGGCCATGGTGGGCCATCCCTGGTAA
- a CDS encoding sigma-54 dependent transcriptional regulator, protein MSGSQPSVLVVDDELAMRESIAAWLRQDGYPVAVADSGAKALELMEAREFDLALVDIKMPGMDGLTLLERIKELQPDTLVIIITAYGSIESSVRAMKAGAADYLLKPFDPEQLMLLLEKAGRQRAILKENLALRRRLAEGHAAGFEDLVGSSPAMLKVFEQIEEVAASEAPVLINGETGTGKELVAKAIHNLSGRAYNPFVTINCGAQSESLLESELFGHEKGAFTGAVKARRGRLEMADGGTLFLDEVGEISQKMQVALLRVLEDKSFMRVGGNQTLTSDFRLISATHRDLERAIGRGEFRADFFYRINVIFIPIPPLRARVEDIIPLSEHFLRRFAAEGGKPPPELTPRARRALSAYNWPGNVRELKNVIERAVIVSSGPTLDLDKLTFLAAGGERPAAPSTLAEMELGHIRRTLEAHAWNVTQAAAALGIDRSTLSRKMKRAGLCAP, encoded by the coding sequence ATGAGCGGTAGCCAACCCAGCGTCTTGGTGGTGGACGACGAGCTGGCCATGCGCGAGTCCATCGCCGCCTGGCTTCGGCAAGACGGCTATCCCGTGGCCGTGGCCGACTCCGGGGCCAAGGCCCTGGAGCTTATGGAGGCCCGCGAGTTCGACCTGGCTTTGGTGGACATCAAGATGCCGGGCATGGACGGGCTCACCCTCTTGGAGCGCATCAAGGAACTCCAGCCCGACACCCTGGTGATCATCATCACCGCCTACGGCTCCATCGAGTCATCGGTGCGGGCCATGAAGGCCGGGGCGGCGGACTATCTGCTCAAGCCCTTCGACCCGGAGCAGCTGATGCTGCTGTTGGAAAAGGCGGGCCGCCAGCGGGCCATACTCAAGGAAAACCTGGCGCTCCGCCGCCGCCTGGCCGAAGGCCACGCCGCGGGCTTCGAGGACCTGGTGGGCTCCTCGCCAGCCATGCTCAAGGTCTTCGAGCAGATCGAGGAGGTGGCTGCCTCCGAGGCTCCGGTGCTCATCAACGGCGAGACCGGCACGGGCAAGGAGCTGGTGGCCAAGGCCATCCACAACCTCTCGGGCCGGGCCTACAATCCCTTTGTGACCATCAACTGTGGGGCCCAGAGCGAGAGCCTGTTGGAGAGCGAGCTTTTCGGCCACGAGAAGGGCGCCTTCACCGGCGCGGTCAAGGCCCGGCGGGGCCGTTTGGAGATGGCCGACGGGGGCACCCTGTTTTTGGACGAGGTGGGCGAGATCTCCCAAAAAATGCAAGTGGCCCTCTTGCGCGTGCTGGAAGACAAGAGCTTCATGCGGGTGGGGGGCAACCAGACCCTGACCAGCGATTTTCGTTTGATAAGCGCCACCCACCGCGACCTGGAGCGGGCCATCGGCCGGGGCGAGTTCCGGGCCGACTTCTTCTACCGCATCAACGTGATCTTCATCCCCATACCCCCGCTACGCGCCCGGGTGGAGGACATCATTCCCCTGAGCGAGCATTTCCTGCGGCGCTTCGCGGCCGAGGGGGGCAAGCCCCCGCCCGAGCTGACCCCCCGCGCCCGCCGGGCGCTGAGCGCCTACAACTGGCCGGGCAACGTGCGTGAGCTCAAGAACGTCATCGAGCGGGCGGTGATCGTGTCTTCCGGCCCCACCCTGGACCTGGACAAGCTCACCTTCCTGGCCGCCGGGGGCGAACGCCCGGCCGCGCCAAGCACCCTGGCCGAGATGGAGCTGGGTCACATCCGCCGCACCCTGGAGGCCCACGCCTGGAACGTCACCCAGGCCGCCGCCGCCCTGGGCATCGACCGCTCCACCCTCAGCCGCAAGATGAAGCGGGCCGGGCTCTGTGCGCCCTAG
- a CDS encoding CoA-binding protein, which yields MSLSSRPDNPPDLEVKKALQGAKRIAVVGLSDKPHRASNMVARYLLDRGYDIIPVNPALDEVMGLKSYPDLKSVPGPVDVVDVFRRSETVPPVAREAAEIGAKMLWLQLDVVHDQAAAAAREAGLMVVQNACLKVEHARLL from the coding sequence ATGTCGCTCAGCTCCCGCCCGGACAACCCGCCAGACCTTGAGGTGAAAAAGGCCCTGCAAGGGGCCAAGCGCATCGCCGTGGTGGGGCTCTCGGACAAGCCCCACCGGGCCAGCAACATGGTGGCCCGCTACCTTTTGGATCGCGGCTACGACATCATCCCGGTGAACCCGGCCCTGGACGAGGTGATGGGACTCAAGTCCTACCCGGACCTCAAGTCCGTGCCCGGCCCGGTGGACGTGGTGGACGTGTTCCGGCGCTCGGAGACGGTGCCCCCCGTGGCCCGGGAGGCGGCGGAGATCGGGGCCAAGATGCTCTGGTTGCAGCTGGACGTGGTGCACGACCAGGCGGCGGCCGCCGCCCGCGAGGCAGGCCTGATGGTGGTGCAGAACGCCTGCCTCAAGGTCGAACACGCCCGCCTGCTGTGA